One Leptospira bourretii DNA segment encodes these proteins:
- the prfA gene encoding peptide chain release factor 1: MIDRLKKIQEKYLRIEDELSKATASDTLKNLSKERSRLTPVYTKADEYLKITKDCLDAKLLLESESDPDMHSMLKSEVDEGEKKLEELAKELEIMLLPPDPNSGKSILVEIRAGTGGDESGLFCADLFRMYNKYADKQGIRTEIIDASPTGIGGFKEIVFSLDDDRAYDLFKFESGTHRVQRIPETESGGRIHTSAVTVAILPEAEEKEVEIRESDLRIDVYRSSGAGGQHVNTTDSAVRITHIPTGIVVASQEERSQIKNRDKAMRVLRARIVDQMADAAKQSADALKKAQVGSGDRSERIRTYNFPQGRCTDHRIGFTSHNLSAIMEGDLDELIDALVQEDRSKRLAEAKA, encoded by the coding sequence ATGATAGATAGATTGAAAAAAATTCAAGAAAAATACCTGCGTATCGAGGATGAGCTCTCCAAGGCCACCGCATCGGATACATTGAAGAATCTATCGAAAGAAAGATCTCGCCTAACGCCCGTATATACAAAAGCTGACGAATATTTAAAAATTACAAAAGACTGCCTAGACGCAAAATTACTTCTCGAATCGGAAAGTGATCCTGACATGCATTCCATGTTAAAATCAGAAGTGGATGAAGGCGAAAAAAAATTAGAAGAGTTGGCGAAAGAACTCGAAATAATGTTGTTACCCCCAGATCCAAATTCAGGTAAAAGCATTTTGGTTGAGATTCGTGCTGGAACAGGTGGGGACGAATCTGGTTTGTTTTGTGCAGATTTATTTCGTATGTACAATAAGTATGCGGACAAACAGGGGATTCGTACAGAAATCATTGATGCAAGTCCAACAGGTATTGGCGGATTCAAAGAGATTGTTTTTTCCCTCGATGATGATAGGGCTTATGACTTATTTAAATTCGAATCAGGTACTCACCGTGTCCAAAGGATTCCAGAAACGGAATCTGGTGGTAGAATTCATACTTCAGCTGTTACTGTTGCCATCCTTCCAGAAGCAGAAGAAAAAGAAGTGGAAATTCGAGAAAGTGATCTCCGGATAGACGTCTATCGTTCGTCAGGTGCTGGTGGTCAGCACGTTAACACAACAGACTCTGCGGTAAGGATAACCCATATTCCCACAGGGATTGTAGTTGCTTCCCAAGAAGAACGTTCACAAATCAAAAACCGTGATAAGGCAATGCGCGTATTGCGAGCAAGGATTGTCGATCAGATGGCTGACGCCGCAAAACAAAGTGCTGATGCTCTCAAAAAAGCACAAGTGGGGTCAGGAGATAGATCGGAACGAATTCGAACTTACAATTTCCCACAAGGGCGATGTACGGATCATAGAATTGGTTTTACGAGTCATAATTTGTCGGCAATTATGGAAGGCGATTTGGATGAATTGATTGATGCTTTGGTCCAAGAGGACCGGTCGAAGCGACTGGCTGAAGCAAAGGCATAA